A region of Periophthalmus magnuspinnatus isolate fPerMag1 chromosome 13, fPerMag1.2.pri, whole genome shotgun sequence DNA encodes the following proteins:
- the tlcd5a gene encoding TLC domain-containing protein 5a, producing MEVIVACAFLCLCFWTALYFTLCRVNRLHSYEWNCRLVTLLHGISAICTTTFIGYVDGPWPFDNPGTLNTPLQISALVFSLGYFMFDMAWCVYFRTEGPVMLAHHTVSILGILLTLWLGESGIESCAVLFGTEITNPLLQTRWFLKQTGHYDTTLGHIVDILFVLLFIVMRVFVGGTMLYCELISPRPRFFIKCVGVAMYALSWIFVVDIVQFAIRKSTNWHRQQKDHKTTAVNCLNDKKD from the exons ATGGAAGTTATTGTGGCCTGTGCATTTCTTTGCCTTTGTTTTTGGACTGCTCTCTACTTTACCCTATGTAGGGTTAATAGATTGCATAGTTATGAATGGAATTGTCGCCTTGTGACCCTGTTGCATGGCATCTCAGCAATATGCACCACCACATTCATTGGCTATGTGGATGGACCATGGCCTTTTGATAATCCAG gCACCCTGAATACACCTCTACAGATAAGTGCCTTGGTGTTTAGCCTGGGTTACTTTATGTTTGACATGGCTTGGTGTGTTTACTTCCGCACAGAAGGTCCTGTTATGCTCGCCCATCACACTGTTAGCATCCTGGGAATCCTATTGACCCTGTGGCTGGGGGAGTCTGGCATCGAATCTTGTGCAGTGCTCTTTGGCACTGAAATCACAAACCCTCTTTTGCAGACGCGCTGGTTCCTGAAACAAACTGGACACTACGATACCACACTTGGACACATTGTTGACATACTGTTTGTGCTTCTATTTATTGTAATGCGCGTCTTTGTGGGAGGCACAATGCTGTATTGTGAACTGATCTCTCCAAGACCAAGATTCTTTATTAagtgtgtgggtgtggccaTGTACGCTTTGTCTTGGATATTCGTGGTGGACATTGTTCAATTTGCCATAAGGAAGAGCACCAACTGGCACAGACAACAAAAAGATCACAAAACTACAGCAGTAAATTGTCTTAATGACAAAAAGGACTAG